ATAGCATCCTTGGTGGAAGTGAATGGATGGCACCGCAagactgttttttttccccttgaagagCCACTATGCAAACACGCAGCCTTCTACTGCCACCTAGGACCTGTAATTTCAAGTCTCGCCTAAGCCCAGGCAGTGCTCCGAAGTGCTGAGTCCTAGATTATGTGATGTTTTTTGTGTGGTGACAGACTGGCAGGTGACGACGGTGCCTGTGAAGGGCCCGAGATACCTGATGATGTGATCAAAAGATGCCACCTAGTGCTGAGTGCAGATTTCTCCCATAAAGAGAATAATCACTATGCAGATGCATTAACGCTTTTTCCAGTGGCTTCACACGCTCTTCAGTTGATTGTTTTAGTGGGGCTGGAAGTGCTGACTCTTCATTTCCTGAGGATCCTGGAGAGGCCAGGTCTAAAGTTAAGTTCCTGGAAACAGCAGCTTAGAATGAGACTGCTCCTCAGCCACAACCCTAGTGTCCCTGCCACTTGCTATCAAGACACTGTTCTCATTTTCCAACTGTTGAGaatctctcttctttcacattaCCAAACATTTATTTAGCCCTCTCTATAGCATGCTTTATGGCACATATTACTACAGCTGTTtgtttatatgttaaaaaaaaaatttaagacatttcTGTGCATAGCGCTTGATACAGAGACCAAACCTTTAACgcctgcaaatttttttttttgtagcactAGCAGCAAGCGAAGCAGGACAACCACCACCATATTCTAACATGTGGACCCTTTATTGTCTAACTGATATGAACCAACAAAGCCGCCCATCACCGCCACCTGCACCTGGGCCTTTCCCCCAGGCAACCCTCTATCTTTCTAATCCTAAGGATCCACAGTTTCTGCAGCATCCACCGAAAGTTACTTCTCCAACTTATGTGATGATGGACGACAGCAAGAAGACCAGTGCCCCGCCTTTTATTTTAGTGGGCTCAAATGTTCAGGAAGCACAGGATTGGAAGCCTGTTCCTGGACATGCTGTTGTTTCCCAGTCAGAGGCTGTGAAGAGATATGCCACAGTGCAAGTGCCCATTGCTGTTCCTGCAGATCAGAAATTCCAGAAACACGTCCCCACCCCCCAGAATGCTAGTCCTCCTACAAGTGGACAAGATGTGCCCAGACCAAAAAGcccagtttttctttctgttgctttcCCGGTAGAAGATGTAGCCAAAAAAGGTTCAGGATCTGGTGACAAACGGTCTCCCTTTGGAAGTTACGGTATTGCTGGAGAAATAACCGTGACTACTGCCCATGTTCGCAGAGCAGAAACTTAAAACTGCCAGGTAAATTCTCCCCCTCATGCACTGGGCCTTACCACGTTTGCATGCGTTCTCAGCAGCTTGATTTGCTGACCTGTAGACAAAGGTGTTTTA
The sequence above is a segment of the Odocoileus virginianus isolate 20LAN1187 ecotype Illinois chromosome 22, Ovbor_1.2, whole genome shotgun sequence genome. Coding sequences within it:
- the CABYR gene encoding calcium-binding tyrosine phosphorylation-regulated protein isoform X2; the protein is MISSKPRLVVPYGLKTLLEGVSRAILKTNPPNITQFAAVYFRELILFREGHSCLDIKDLVKQFHQIKVEKWSEGTAQEKKAECVKEPERASTISLEPKRMEKSTDTEEDNIAAPLFSNKTTQFPSVQAELVSEPEDASEALQGPCKPTTPKNATPPSSPMPAAVTSEFAYVPADPAQFAAQMLALAASEAGQPPPYSNMWTLYCLTDMNQQSRPSPPPAPGPFPQATLYLSNPKDPQFLQHPPKVTSPTYVMMDDSKKTSAPPFILVGSNVQEAQDWKPVPGHAVVSQSEAVKRYATVQVPIAVPADQKFQKHVPTPQNASPPTSGQDVPRPKSPVFLSVAFPVEDVAKKGSGSGDKRSPFGSYGIAGEITVTTAHVRRAET